The stretch of DNA AGCCCCCGCTGAGCGGTTCGTATTTGTATTTGCGCTGAGCCTGACCTGTCGCGGACAGGGCGCCGAAGGAGTTGCCGTGATAGCCCCGGTAACGGGCAATGAACTTGTGCCGGTAATGCTGGCCGATCTGCTGCTGATACTGGCGCACCATTTTAAAGGCAGCCTCATTCGCTTCCGATCCGCTGTTGGAGAAGAAGATCACATATTCATCTCCCAGCCATTCGTTCAGCTTCTCCGCCAGCAGAATAGCCGGCATATGGCTCTGCGTCAGCGGAAAATAAGGCAGGCTCAGCAGTTGATTATATGCGGCTTCAGCCAGTTCCTTGCGGCCGTAGCCCACATTGACGCACCACAGGCCCGACATGCCGTCCAGATATTTCTTTCCATCGATATCGGTAACCCAGGCCCCGCTGGCGGACGCGGCGATCATCGGCGGATTGGCTTCACTGTAAGGCGAAATGTGATGCCACAGATACTTCCGGTCTTTGCTGATTGCAAGTTCGCTCTCCATCCCCGTTTTAAGCATTGCGCTTATCCCCTCTCCATGGCCCGCGCAGCTTTAGTAGCGGGCTGTGATCATTTTCTTGCGTGTATAGAACTCTACGCCGTCGCGTCCGTTCGCATGCAGGTCCCCGTAGAACGATTTCTTGTATCCCGAGAACGGGAAGAAAGCCATTGGCGCGGGTACGCCCAGATTGACTCCCAGCATGCCCGCGTCGATTTCTTCACGGAACTCGCGGATTGCCTTGGCGCTGTCGGTGTAAATGCAGGCGCCGTTGGCGAACGGCGACTGATTGGTGACGGAAATCGCCTCTGCCAGATCCTTTACGCGAATGACGGCCAGCACCGGAGCAAAAATCTCGTCCCGCCAAATCGTCATCCCCGGCTTCACATGATCGAATATCGTTGGGCCGACGAAGTAACCCGCTCCTTCGGCAGCAGCGTCTTTCCTGCCGTCACGGACAAGCGTGGCCTGCTCCCGCTCCCCGGTTTCAATATACGACACGGTTCTTTCCTTGTTGGACTGACGGATAACCGGTCCCAGGAACACCCCGGCGTCCAGGCCGCTGCCGATTTTGAGATTATCGGCGGCTGCCGTCAGCCGCGCAACCAGCTCGTCGGCGATCTGCTCATGAGCAACCACGACCGAGCAGGCCATGCAGCGTTCCCCGGCCGAGCCGAAGGCGGCAGCTGTAATGTTCTTGACCGCGTTATCCATGTCGGCATCGGGCAGAACGATGGAATGGTTCTTGGCGCCCGCCAGCGCCTGGACCCGTTTGCCATGCGCGCTTCCGTTCTTGTAGACGTATTCCGCGACTGGCTGGGAGCCGACAAAGGATATCGCCTTGATATCCTCATGCTCCAGCATTCCGTTAACGACCTCATGCGCGCCGTGCACCACATTC from Paenibacillus sophorae encodes:
- a CDS encoding CoA-acylating methylmalonate-semialdehyde dehydrogenase codes for the protein MSLLVRQTEKVRNFINGQWVESSSGREEEVFNPATEEVIAYVPLSSREELDAAVAAAKAAFYSWKKVAVPRRARYFFEYQRLLLKHAEELAELITLENGKSLEEARGEVQRGVECVEFAAGAPTLMMGSQLPDIATGIESGMYRYPLGVVGGIAPFNFPMMVPCWMFPLAIACGNTFVLKPSERTPLLVGRLAELFAEAGFPPGVLNVVHGAHEVVNGMLEHEDIKAISFVGSQPVAEYVYKNGSAHGKRVQALAGAKNHSIVLPDADMDNAVKNITAAAFGSAGERCMACSVVVAHEQIADELVARLTAAADNLKIGSGLDAGVFLGPVIRQSNKERTVSYIETGEREQATLVRDGRKDAAAEGAGYFVGPTIFDHVKPGMTIWRDEIFAPVLAVIRVKDLAEAISVTNQSPFANGACIYTDSAKAIREFREEIDAGMLGVNLGVPAPMAFFPFSGYKKSFYGDLHANGRDGVEFYTRKKMITARY